In the Deltaproteobacteria bacterium genome, one interval contains:
- a CDS encoding OmpH family outer membrane protein, protein MKKNVLLITGLLSLLLAGVAPAAEKISAEKIGFVDIREIMMNSESGKKAAAEFKNIYEKNRLIVQGRESELQKLREEIEKQRSILTEAALKEKETSYQAKFREYQVLVKEANDDLQGKDQELSKSMIPEISKVVNAIGEKEKYTVIFDLSAMPIPYYNKTADLTKRVMDDFNKSYKPNPAKK, encoded by the coding sequence ATGAAAAAAAATGTTCTATTGATCACCGGCTTGCTCAGCCTGTTACTGGCGGGGGTGGCCCCGGCAGCGGAGAAGATCAGTGCGGAGAAGATTGGTTTTGTGGATATCAGGGAGATCATGATGAATTCCGAGTCCGGGAAGAAAGCGGCGGCTGAATTCAAGAATATTTATGAAAAAAACAGACTTATTGTTCAGGGCAGGGAGTCGGAACTGCAAAAGTTGAGGGAGGAGATCGAGAAGCAGCGTTCGATCCTTACGGAAGCGGCCTTGAAGGAAAAAGAAACGTCCTATCAGGCGAAATTCCGCGAATATCAGGTTCTCGTCAAGGAAGCCAATGATGACTTGCAGGGGAAGGATCAGGAACTGTCCAAGAGTATGATTCCCGAAATCTCAAAGGTAGTCAATGCCATCGGAGAAAAAGAAAAATATACCGTAATCTTTGACTTGAGCGCGATGCCGATACCCTACTACAACAAAACGGCAGATCTGACGAAGCGCGTCATGGACGATTTTAACAAGAGCTATAAACCCAACCCCGCTAAAAAATAG
- the bamA gene encoding outer membrane protein assembly factor BamA codes for MPKKKLSLICALLLFPFFASPRLFAEETKNSQILMRVATEQRIARIEFKGNRRIESPAISQVIKSSAGSVFSSADLAQDIKAIYKMGYFTDVSAQTTDVPEGLVITFTLQEQGIIGSIKVSGNKKISKDDIDAVIVVKVKQILNREKIKADAGRIKELYDTKGYYNAEVVDVVEKEGEKDARVIYNIVENEQSYIEQISFTGNEAYTAKELRKLMTTDEKGFFYFISDSGLLKKDQLNQDIGKINAFYLNNGFIYAQVGEPEIIHDKKGIYVKITITEGKRYQVGKVSIAGDEIKLSRAELLDKLMINKKRYYDREAVMKDMDLIQQACSDEGYAYADVVPRTVPQDKEQTVDVVYQVAKGNQVYFNRINIIGNVKTRDKVIRRLLTVVEGDLYSKTNLKKSYMAINRLRYFEEVDFQTEKGDDANSTNVNIRVREKPTGMFSIGAGYSALDNAIFTAQIAQQNLFGRGQSLSLRANIGGSSANYELSFIEPWLFDMPLWTKTDIWKMYRIYDTYKMDSEGAGFTFGYPIWQYISWYTGYKLSKDNVGDISDTASAYIIKQKGQITTSSLTITLTSDTTDDNIFPSKGSKSSVSTEYTGGFLQGDAAFVKYQLTSAWFYPLPLDTVFGVRGRVGYLQGRDGKEVPVYERFYLGGINSLRGLRSVGPMDPLTGDVIGGLTMMNFNAEFVFPLIKDAGMKGVLFYDTGNSWLSRYDIYDMRQTAGIGVRWYSPVGPLRLEWGHVLDQKKNESSNRWEFTIGMFM; via the coding sequence TTGCCTAAGAAAAAATTGTCGCTGATATGCGCGTTGCTCCTTTTCCCTTTTTTCGCGTCTCCCCGTCTGTTTGCAGAGGAGACAAAAAATTCACAGATCCTGATGCGCGTGGCAACGGAGCAAAGAATTGCCCGCATTGAATTCAAGGGCAACCGTCGCATTGAAAGCCCGGCCATAAGCCAGGTGATAAAGAGTTCTGCGGGAAGTGTTTTCTCCAGTGCGGATTTAGCCCAGGATATCAAGGCAATATATAAAATGGGTTATTTTACCGATGTCTCCGCCCAGACTACCGATGTCCCCGAGGGCCTGGTAATAACTTTTACCTTGCAGGAGCAGGGCATTATCGGTTCCATCAAGGTTTCCGGCAACAAGAAAATATCCAAAGATGATATTGATGCTGTCATTGTCGTCAAGGTCAAGCAGATCCTGAACCGTGAAAAAATTAAGGCCGATGCGGGACGCATCAAGGAACTATACGATACTAAAGGCTATTACAACGCTGAAGTGGTGGATGTTGTCGAAAAAGAGGGGGAAAAGGACGCTCGGGTAATCTATAATATCGTCGAAAACGAGCAGTCGTATATCGAACAAATAAGCTTTACAGGCAATGAGGCTTATACCGCCAAAGAGCTGCGCAAACTGATGACCACCGATGAAAAGGGCTTCTTTTATTTTATCAGCGATTCCGGGCTATTGAAGAAAGATCAGCTTAATCAGGACATTGGGAAGATAAATGCCTTCTACCTGAACAATGGTTTCATCTATGCCCAGGTCGGTGAACCGGAAATTATTCACGACAAGAAAGGCATCTATGTCAAGATAACGATCACGGAGGGCAAGCGGTATCAGGTTGGAAAAGTCAGCATTGCCGGTGATGAGATAAAGCTCTCCCGCGCGGAACTGCTTGACAAATTGATGATCAACAAGAAACGCTATTATGACCGGGAAGCGGTCATGAAAGATATGGATTTAATTCAGCAGGCCTGCAGTGACGAGGGCTATGCCTATGCCGATGTCGTCCCCCGTACAGTTCCCCAGGACAAGGAGCAGACGGTAGATGTCGTTTATCAGGTAGCGAAGGGTAATCAGGTTTACTTCAACAGGATAAATATTATCGGCAACGTCAAGACCCGCGATAAGGTCATCAGGAGACTTCTTACCGTGGTGGAAGGCGATCTTTACAGCAAGACCAATCTAAAGAAGAGCTACATGGCGATCAATCGGCTCCGGTATTTTGAAGAAGTTGATTTTCAAACGGAAAAGGGTGACGATGCCAACTCCACGAATGTAAATATTCGCGTCCGGGAAAAGCCGACGGGGATGTTCAGTATCGGCGCCGGTTACAGCGCCCTGGACAACGCAATCTTTACGGCCCAGATCGCCCAGCAGAATCTCTTCGGGCGCGGGCAAAGCTTGAGCCTGAGAGCGAATATCGGGGGCAGTTCCGCGAATTACGAACTTTCCTTTATCGAGCCCTGGCTGTTCGACATGCCTCTGTGGACCAAGACCGACATCTGGAAAATGTATCGCATCTATGATACCTACAAAATGGATTCCGAGGGCGCCGGTTTTACTTTTGGCTATCCGATCTGGCAATACATCTCCTGGTACACGGGATACAAGCTGAGCAAGGATAACGTCGGTGATATATCCGATACGGCTTCCGCTTACATAATAAAGCAGAAGGGGCAAATAACCACGAGCAGCCTGACGATTACGCTTACCAGTGATACGACGGATGATAACATATTCCCCTCGAAGGGATCGAAAAGCAGTGTTTCCACGGAATATACCGGCGGATTTCTTCAGGGAGACGCCGCTTTTGTCAAATACCAGCTTACTTCAGCCTGGTTTTATCCGCTGCCGCTGGATACTGTTTTCGGTGTCAGAGGCCGCGTGGGTTATTTGCAGGGCAGGGATGGCAAGGAAGTGCCCGTTTACGAAAGATTTTATCTGGGCGGCATCAACTCGCTCCGGGGGCTTCGTTCCGTAGGGCCGATGGATCCTCTCACCGGCGACGTGATCGGGGGATTGACCATGATGAACTTTAATGCCGAGTTTGTTTTCCCGCTGATAAAAGATGCCGGCATGAAAGGGGTGCTTTTTTACGATACCGGCAACAGTTGGCTATCGAGATATGACATTTATGATATGAGGCAAACTGCGGGTATCGGTGTGCGCTGGTACTCGCCCGTAGGTCCGCTCCGGCTGGAATGGGGCCATGTTCTTGATCAGAAGAAAAACGAATCGTCCAACAGGTGGGAATTTACCATCGGCATGTTTATGTAG
- a CDS encoding ABC transporter ATP-binding protein, protein MGAAIEIKNLTKTYVKDAQRIEVLQGLDLTVSAGESLAVLGVSGAGKSTLIHILGALDRPTSGAVLFDGVDVFQWDENRMARFRNRSIGFIFQFFNLLPEFTSLENTMMPALLQGMSRREAKERAQIILNEVGLGDRMTHKPGELSGGEQQRAAVARALMMEPEILLADEPTGNLDRSTGIKIEDMLVNLNQTKSVTLIVVTHNKSLADRMSRRIGLGDGRIYTIA, encoded by the coding sequence ATGGGAGCGGCGATAGAGATAAAAAATCTGACGAAGACCTATGTGAAAGATGCCCAGAGAATTGAGGTATTGCAGGGCCTCGATCTTACCGTGTCCGCCGGGGAATCGCTGGCGGTGCTGGGAGTGTCGGGAGCGGGCAAAAGCACCCTGATCCATATTCTGGGCGCCCTGGATCGTCCGACTTCCGGCGCGGTGCTCTTCGATGGTGTGGATGTTTTTCAATGGGACGAAAATAGAATGGCCCGTTTCCGCAACCGCAGCATTGGTTTTATCTTTCAATTCTTTAATCTCTTGCCGGAATTTACGAGTCTGGAAAATACGATGATGCCCGCCTTATTGCAGGGTATGTCCCGTCGTGAGGCTAAGGAACGGGCACAAATTATCTTGAACGAAGTAGGGCTTGGTGATAGGATGACGCACAAACCCGGCGAGTTGTCCGGCGGAGAGCAGCAGCGTGCCGCCGTGGCCAGGGCATTGATGATGGAGCCGGAAATTCTTCTGGCTGACGAACCGACCGGCAACCTGGACAGGTCAACGGGAATAAAAATTGAAGATATGCTCGTCAATTTGAATCAAACCAAAAGTGTTACTTTAATTGTCGTCACGCATAATAAATCCCTGGCTGACCGGATGTCGCGTCGTATCGGCCTGGGAGACGGAAGGATTTACACGATTGCCTAA
- a CDS encoding lipoprotein-releasing ABC transporter permease subunit has protein sequence MSYELFISLRYLRARRKQVFVSVITMFSIAGIFLGVAALIIVLAVMNGFETDLRTKILGINAHVVLMQYGGVLRDYDKVLQQVAREKEVVAVTPFIYSQAMLKKGESVSGVILRGMDTETASRVINLGKMQEGKIAYLEGKNRLQLRLTPEGVKMPGVVLGKELAKNLGIFLFDTVFIMSPQGISSPMGMMPRLKKFIVVGVFDSGFYEYDSTIAFLALGDAQEFLNMGELVTGLEVKVNDIYQAGSIARQLEKKLGYPYWARHWMEMNKNLFAALRMEKRVMFIILSLIVLVAMFNIITTLIMVVMEKNRDIAILKAMGATSRSIMKIFIYQGLIIGVIGTFLGAIGGLAVAYNLEKLSLFVERIFGFKILPADVYYLSALPSLVNYRDVATIILGTLFISLLATIYPSWRASRLDPAETLRYD, from the coding sequence ATGTCCTACGAATTATTCATCAGTCTGCGCTATCTCCGGGCCAGGCGCAAGCAGGTCTTTGTGTCCGTAATTACCATGTTTTCGATTGCCGGGATTTTTCTGGGCGTGGCGGCCCTGATTATTGTTCTGGCCGTTATGAATGGCTTTGAGACGGACCTCCGAACCAAGATCCTCGGCATTAACGCCCATGTCGTCCTGATGCAATACGGCGGGGTTCTGCGCGACTATGATAAGGTGCTGCAACAAGTCGCCCGTGAAAAAGAAGTAGTCGCTGTTACGCCTTTTATTTACTCGCAGGCCATGTTGAAAAAGGGTGAAAGCGTCAGTGGTGTCATCTTGAGGGGGATGGATACCGAAACAGCTTCCCGGGTCATCAATCTGGGCAAGATGCAGGAAGGTAAGATCGCCTACCTGGAAGGAAAAAACCGTCTCCAGCTCCGACTTACCCCGGAAGGCGTCAAGATGCCGGGTGTAGTTCTGGGGAAGGAACTGGCGAAAAATCTGGGGATATTTCTTTTCGACACCGTTTTCATTATGTCCCCCCAGGGTATTTCCTCGCCCATGGGGATGATGCCGCGTCTGAAGAAATTCATCGTGGTCGGCGTTTTTGACTCCGGCTTTTACGAATATGATTCCACTATTGCCTTTCTGGCTCTTGGCGATGCCCAGGAATTCCTGAATATGGGTGAGCTGGTTACGGGGTTGGAGGTTAAAGTCAACGATATCTATCAGGCCGGGAGCATCGCCCGGCAATTGGAAAAGAAGCTCGGCTATCCATACTGGGCCCGGCATTGGATGGAAATGAACAAAAATCTCTTTGCCGCGCTGAGAATGGAAAAGCGCGTCATGTTTATCATTCTCAGCCTGATTGTGCTGGTCGCGATGTTCAATATTATTACTACGCTGATCATGGTGGTTATGGAGAAAAACCGTGATATTGCCATCTTGAAGGCGATGGGCGCCACTTCGCGCAGCATTATGAAGATATTTATTTATCAGGGGTTGATTATCGGCGTCATCGGCACCTTCCTCGGCGCCATCGGCGGCCTGGCCGTTGCCTATAACCTGGAGAAGCTGTCGCTTTTCGTAGAAAGAATATTTGGTTTCAAGATTCTTCCGGCTGACGTCTATTATTTGAGCGCTCTGCCCTCTTTGGTTAATTACAGGGATGTGGCGACAATTATTCTGGGCACTCTCTTCATTAGCCTGCTGGCGACTATATATCCTTCCTGGCGTGCCTCACGTCTGGATCCGGCCGAGACTCTGCGTTATGATTAG
- the lysS gene encoding lysine--tRNA ligase — protein sequence MEDNELLRKRKEKILSLQTEGVDLYPNDVRVHDNSADLLDRFSPLETDALAQIAERFTLAGRLMAIRDFGKGAFVIIQDRKGKIQAFLRKDKIGEKSFLIFKRLDVGDIIYLAGKVFKTRTGELTIDVDEFKLLAKAVRPLPEKWHGLTDVETRYRQRHLDLITNPKVTELFYRRSRIIQLMRKFMEDHEYLEVETPMMQPQAGGAVARPFKTHHNALGMDLYLRIAPELYLKRLITGGMERVFEINRNFRNEGTSAFNNPEFTMMEFYCAYATYEDLMTFTEEMFTFLGREIFGALRFTYQGQDIDMQPPWERISVKEAIVRYTLLDPAILEDEQKARDYSRSMRLEVEDGDPLGKIIMTIFEGLVEDKLIQPTFVTHYPLEVSPLSRKNTADPRFTDRFELYICGREIANAFSELNDPVDQRERFVMQLQDRAAGDDEAHEMDEDYISTLEYAMPPTAGEGIGIDRLVMLFTDSASIRDVILFPHMRKKE from the coding sequence ATGGAAGATAATGAGTTGCTGCGGAAACGCAAAGAAAAAATCCTTTCCCTTCAGACCGAGGGGGTGGACCTATATCCCAACGATGTGCGCGTCCATGATAACTCAGCTGACCTCCTCGACCGCTTTTCCCCCCTCGAAACGGACGCCTTGGCGCAGATAGCTGAGCGGTTTACCTTAGCCGGCCGTCTGATGGCGATCCGTGACTTCGGCAAAGGCGCCTTTGTCATTATCCAGGACCGGAAAGGCAAAATCCAGGCCTTTCTCCGGAAGGATAAAATCGGCGAGAAGTCTTTCCTGATCTTTAAACGTCTGGATGTGGGCGATATTATTTATTTAGCCGGTAAAGTATTCAAAACCAGGACGGGCGAGCTGACCATTGACGTGGACGAATTCAAGCTCTTAGCCAAGGCGGTGCGTCCCCTGCCCGAGAAATGGCATGGCCTGACGGACGTAGAAACGAGATACCGTCAACGTCATCTGGATCTGATAACAAACCCGAAGGTAACAGAGCTGTTCTACCGGCGCAGCCGCATCATCCAACTGATGCGCAAGTTCATGGAGGACCACGAGTATCTGGAGGTGGAGACTCCCATGATGCAGCCCCAGGCCGGTGGCGCTGTAGCCAGGCCCTTTAAAACCCATCATAATGCCCTGGGGATGGACCTCTACCTGCGCATTGCCCCGGAATTATATTTAAAACGGCTGATTACGGGCGGCATGGAGCGGGTTTTTGAAATAAACCGTAACTTTCGCAATGAAGGCACCTCTGCTTTTAACAATCCCGAATTCACGATGATGGAATTTTACTGTGCCTATGCCACTTATGAGGATCTGATGACCTTTACGGAGGAGATGTTTACCTTCCTGGGCCGGGAGATCTTCGGTGCTCTCCGGTTTACTTATCAGGGGCAGGATATAGACATGCAGCCGCCCTGGGAACGCATATCAGTTAAGGAGGCTATCGTCCGCTATACCCTGCTTGATCCCGCTATCCTCGAAGATGAGCAAAAGGCCCGTGATTATTCCCGTAGTATGCGACTTGAGGTAGAGGACGGAGATCCCCTGGGAAAGATCATCATGACCATTTTTGAGGGGCTGGTGGAGGATAAGCTCATCCAACCCACATTTGTGACCCATTACCCTCTGGAGGTTTCGCCCCTCTCCAGAAAAAATACTGCCGATCCCCGGTTCACCGATCGCTTTGAGCTTTATATCTGCGGCCGGGAGATTGCCAATGCCTTTTCAGAATTAAATGATCCGGTTGATCAGCGGGAACGATTCGTAATGCAGTTGCAAGACCGCGCGGCCGGCGATGATGAAGCCCATGAGATGGATGAGGATTATATCAGCACCCTCGAATATGCCATGCCGCCCACGGCGGGTGAGGGGATCGGCATTGACCGTCTGGTCATGTTATTCACGGATTCAGCCTCGATCAGGGACGTTATCCTTTTCCCGCACATGAGAAAAAAAGAGTGA
- a CDS encoding CoA pyrophosphatase has translation MDELIPTNKELFLEMVVDKLGSNQLNFAEKQGLIRKSAPSPAPFQAAGVLLPLFYSAGEFFFRLSKRSHGIPQAGDLSCPGGLLHDRWDMIIRGLVTSGVIPVLRNKAGQLSRQRDAETFQTLSLFLANALREAWEEIRLNPFSVHFLGPLPAYSLQLFQRIIFPMVGLVPNISRFRPNFEVESLVDIPVAAFSDQENYATLIREVDSGLGRRETEPLLMPCLIYHDQTGADHVLWGATFFVIISFLEIVFNFELPEWRNKRLVKKTIDARYLSGKGNLRP, from the coding sequence ATGGATGAACTAATACCGACCAATAAAGAACTTTTTCTGGAAATGGTTGTTGATAAATTGGGCAGCAATCAGCTCAACTTTGCGGAAAAACAAGGCCTGATCAGGAAGTCCGCCCCCTCCCCTGCTCCCTTCCAGGCGGCCGGAGTTCTGCTCCCCCTTTTCTACAGCGCAGGAGAGTTTTTTTTCCGGCTCAGTAAACGTTCCCACGGGATTCCCCAGGCGGGCGATCTCAGCTGCCCGGGCGGCCTTCTGCATGACCGCTGGGACATGATTATCAGGGGGTTGGTCACCAGCGGGGTCATTCCGGTGCTGCGAAACAAAGCCGGCCAGTTATCCCGGCAGAGGGACGCGGAAACTTTTCAGACCCTGTCCCTGTTTCTCGCCAACGCCCTGCGCGAAGCCTGGGAAGAAATTCGCCTTAATCCTTTTTCGGTTCATTTTCTGGGGCCCCTGCCGGCCTATTCCCTGCAACTCTTTCAACGGATAATTTTCCCGATGGTCGGCCTGGTGCCAAATATTTCCCGCTTCCGTCCCAATTTTGAGGTGGAATCCCTTGTTGATATCCCCGTGGCTGCTTTTTCTGATCAGGAAAATTATGCCACCTTGATCCGTGAGGTTGATAGCGGGCTCGGCCGAAGAGAGACAGAACCGCTATTAATGCCCTGTTTGATTTATCACGATCAGACCGGGGCGGATCATGTCCTCTGGGGCGCGACTTTTTTTGTCATCATAAGTTTTCTGGAAATTGTTTTTAACTTCGAGCTCCCGGAGTGGCGAAACAAACGGTTAGTCAAAAAAACAATTGACGCCCGTTACTTATCTGGTAAAGGTAACCTGAGACCGTGA
- a CDS encoding replication-associated recombination protein A — translation MDLFDQPDNFASSRPLADRMRPRTLQEFIGQSHLLDEGCLLRGLIAEDRIISMIFWGPPGSGKTTLARLIARESQAHFMSFSAVLSGVKEIRGVVEEAQSQLRYHQRHTILFVDEIHRFNKAQQDAFLQHVESGLITLIGATTENPSFEVIAPLLSRARVLLLKPFSAEELAIIITRAITDQDRGLGMLDIKIEEAALQHIVWSADGDARTALNSLEAAASIASSHVNGHLKENNTITLSIVEEAIQKKALQYDKAGEEHYNLISALHKSLRGSDPDAALYWMTRMLAAGEPPLYVARRMVRFASEDIGNADPHALLVAMAAVQAFQLLGPPEGELALAQAAVYLATAPKSNALYTAYGRIKETIRKTGYLPVPLHIRNAPTKLMRELDYGRGYQYAHNFDNAYVPQEYMPEGINGQQYYIPSDRGYEKTIKERMLYWEKMRHAKKEGLKKEEPEGHNGPPAQGGVKD, via the coding sequence ATGGATCTTTTTGACCAGCCAGATAATTTCGCCTCCTCCCGACCTCTCGCCGACCGGATGAGACCGCGCACCCTGCAGGAGTTTATCGGACAATCACACCTCCTGGACGAAGGATGCCTGCTGCGCGGTCTCATCGCCGAAGACCGCATTATTTCCATGATTTTCTGGGGACCGCCCGGATCCGGCAAGACGACGCTGGCGAGACTAATCGCCAGGGAGTCGCAGGCGCATTTCATGAGCTTTTCGGCAGTGCTTTCCGGCGTCAAGGAAATCCGCGGCGTTGTAGAAGAGGCTCAAAGCCAATTACGCTATCACCAAAGGCATACCATTCTTTTTGTTGATGAAATTCACCGCTTTAACAAAGCTCAACAGGACGCCTTTTTGCAGCATGTGGAAAGCGGCCTGATTACCCTGATCGGCGCGACGACGGAAAACCCTTCCTTTGAGGTCATTGCCCCTCTTTTGTCACGGGCGCGCGTCCTGCTGCTGAAGCCTTTTTCGGCTGAGGAGCTGGCGATTATTATTACCAGAGCAATAACTGACCAGGACCGGGGCCTCGGAATGCTGGATATAAAGATAGAAGAAGCGGCCCTGCAGCATATCGTCTGGTCCGCAGATGGTGACGCCCGCACAGCGCTGAACAGTCTGGAGGCCGCTGCCTCGATCGCCTCATCTCATGTTAACGGCCATCTTAAAGAAAATAATACCATTACGCTGTCCATTGTGGAAGAGGCCATCCAAAAAAAGGCCCTGCAATATGACAAGGCCGGTGAAGAACATTACAATCTGATCTCCGCTCTACATAAAAGCCTGCGCGGCAGCGATCCCGATGCCGCTCTCTACTGGATGACCCGTATGCTCGCAGCCGGTGAGCCGCCTCTATATGTCGCCCGCCGGATGGTAAGATTTGCCTCGGAAGATATCGGCAATGCCGATCCGCATGCCCTCCTCGTTGCCATGGCCGCTGTCCAGGCCTTTCAATTGCTCGGACCACCGGAGGGAGAGCTGGCCCTCGCCCAGGCGGCGGTTTACCTGGCTACGGCGCCAAAAAGCAACGCCCTTTACACAGCCTATGGCCGCATAAAGGAGACCATCCGTAAGACCGGTTACCTGCCGGTGCCGCTCCACATCAGGAATGCCCCCACGAAATTGATGCGCGAGCTGGATTACGGCCGCGGATACCAATACGCCCATAACTTCGACAATGCCTACGTCCCGCAAGAATATATGCCGGAAGGCATAAATGGCCAGCAATATTATATTCCATCCGACCGTGGCTATGAGAAAACAATTAAGGAAAGAATGCTCTACTGGGAAAAAATGCGCCACGCTAAAAAAGAAGGCCTGAAAAAGGAGGAGCCGGAAGGCCACAATGGCCCTCCGGCTCAGGGAGGAGTGAAGGACTGA
- a CDS encoding ATP-binding protein, protein MASGKIIWRHHTSRAQRIFVPPLAIGMACALFIVLILTMGILDLRRSEKGLVSFLENQGLAIIEVVQRLSQENLDLIVQAGDQGSDASTSAPQREEALYPKTWLTTELLELGREVDNIWQADHLGDVALKQFATERGLWLVIVMNKQQQVVFQNRFLPADFFPAADTNAKPQQITLDLLTQLAQMKKIGGYIALKQKNGSGIIIIALDKEGLIYRGLKVSVQKAIEKLGEGQKKGEDRKQGLIYMTITNKKGMLLGKSGRQPEKWRPNDMHIYELLAGAIKMESRQVLYLKKNILDMAAPLYINGKVAGIVRIGLDKESTDSILKENTRNLIFFMIIVVFITIFSMWFLYHNQNRHLAGIVEIERRLEKAERLSALGQLAAGVAHEIRNPLNAISMASQRLKRDFTPADEEKGREFQLLSGVIRDEIRRLNGIIEEFLSFSKTRRLELRNYPVTEVLQKIINLIREEAGSKGITIKTEGFEPPVIFPMDMDKLQQALLNFFKNAMESITGAGEITIAVKRMDKGHVVISIADTGCGISPEEMEQIFNPEYTTKEKGLGLGLALAHEIIRGHGGEIRIFSTPQVGTTFEIMLPTAKATEASNNRAVRG, encoded by the coding sequence ATGGCAAGTGGAAAAATTATCTGGCGGCACCATACCAGCCGCGCCCAACGCATTTTTGTTCCGCCGCTGGCGATCGGTATGGCCTGCGCCTTGTTCATTGTTTTGATCCTGACGATGGGTATTCTGGATCTCAGGAGAAGCGAAAAAGGTTTGGTCAGTTTTCTTGAGAACCAGGGTCTGGCGATTATTGAAGTAGTGCAGCGGCTGAGTCAGGAAAACCTTGACCTTATCGTACAAGCCGGTGATCAAGGGAGCGATGCTTCAACCTCCGCACCGCAGCGGGAAGAGGCCTTATACCCTAAAACCTGGCTGACCACGGAATTGTTGGAATTGGGTCGGGAAGTAGATAATATCTGGCAAGCCGATCACTTAGGCGATGTAGCTTTAAAGCAATTTGCCACCGAAAGAGGACTCTGGCTGGTAATCGTCATGAATAAACAGCAACAGGTGGTATTTCAAAATCGCTTCCTGCCGGCCGATTTTTTCCCCGCGGCGGACACGAATGCCAAACCGCAGCAAATCACCCTGGATCTGCTCACCCAGTTGGCACAGATGAAGAAGATCGGCGGCTACATCGCCCTGAAGCAGAAAAATGGCAGCGGCATTATTATCATCGCTTTGGACAAGGAAGGTTTAATCTACCGGGGCTTAAAGGTTTCCGTACAAAAGGCTATTGAAAAATTGGGCGAAGGTCAAAAAAAAGGTGAAGATCGAAAACAGGGCTTAATCTATATGACGATTACGAACAAAAAGGGCATGTTACTCGGGAAATCAGGTCGCCAGCCGGAAAAGTGGCGCCCCAACGACATGCATATCTATGAACTTTTGGCCGGCGCTATTAAAATGGAAAGTCGCCAAGTCTTGTATCTGAAGAAAAACATTCTCGACATGGCCGCGCCGCTTTACATCAATGGCAAGGTGGCCGGTATCGTCAGAATTGGTCTCGACAAGGAAAGCACGGACAGCATTCTGAAAGAAAATACCCGCAATCTGATTTTCTTCATGATTATCGTGGTTTTTATCACCATCTTCTCCATGTGGTTTTTATATCACAACCAGAACAGGCATCTGGCCGGCATTGTAGAGATCGAAAGAAGGCTCGAAAAGGCGGAGAGATTATCGGCGCTGGGTCAGCTCGCCGCCGGCGTAGCGCATGAAATCCGCAATCCCTTGAATGCCATCAGCATGGCCAGTCAAAGGTTGAAGAGGGACTTTACGCCCGCCGATGAAGAAAAGGGGCGTGAATTTCAGTTGCTTTCCGGAGTTATCCGCGATGAAATCAGGCGTCTGAACGGCATAATTGAGGAGTTTCTTTCTTTCTCCAAGACCCGCCGGCTGGAACTGCGTAATTATCCAGTTACGGAAGTTCTGCAAAAAATCATTAATCTTATCCGCGAAGAAGCCGGTTCAAAAGGCATTACAATCAAGACCGAGGGATTTGAGCCACCGGTAATTTTTCCCATGGATATGGACAAGCTTCAGCAAGCCCTGCTGAATTTTTTCAAGAATGCCATGGAATCTATCACGGGCGCAGGTGAAATAACCATCGCCGTGAAAAGAATGGACAAGGGCCATGTCGTCATCAGTATCGCGGACACTGGCTGCGGCATTAGTCCGGAAGAAATGGAACAAATATTTAATCCGGAGTACACCACCAAGGAAAAAGGATTAGGGCTGGGTCTCGCCCTGGCTCATGAAATCATTCGGGGACACGGAGGGGAAATCCGGATTTTCAGCACTCCGCAGGTAGGGACGACGTTTGAGATAATGCTGCCGACAGCAAAGGCGACGGAGGCATCAAACAACCGGGCAGTTAGGGGTTAG